One Megalops cyprinoides isolate fMegCyp1 chromosome 4, fMegCyp1.pri, whole genome shotgun sequence genomic window carries:
- the LOC118777251 gene encoding Sjoegren syndrome nuclear autoantigen 1 homolog, protein MTQQGAALQTYNNELVKCIEDLCSKRDQLNRQIQQEEEEKGRLQHDIRVLTEKLSRVNESLARRLAARADFDRTIAETEAAYMKILESSQTLLSVLKQEAGNLSKVTDPRGSS, encoded by the exons ATGACCCAACAAGGAGCTGCGCTTCAGACATACAACAACGAACTCGTCAAAt GCATCGAAGATCTGTGCTCAAAGCGGGACCAACTGAACAGGCAGATCCagcaagaggaggaagagaaggggcGCCTGCAGCACGACATCCGCGTTTTGACAGAGAAGCTCAGCCGTGTTAACGAGAGCCTGGCCCGCCGGCTGGCCGCCCGTGCAGACTTTGACCGCACAATCGCCGAGACCGAGGCTGCCTACATGAAG ATCCTGGAGAGCTCTCAGACTTTACTCAGTGTGCTGAAGCAGGAAGCTGGAAACCTCAGCAAAGTCACTGACCCCAGAGGAAGTAGCTAA